A part of Aegilops tauschii subsp. strangulata cultivar AL8/78 chromosome 2, Aet v6.0, whole genome shotgun sequence genomic DNA contains:
- the LOC141040760 gene encoding uncharacterized protein, producing the protein MVGQNGNQNGHHSKLPDFQRTKPPSFSQVIDPLDADDWLRTIERKLEIARTEEGDKVPFATHYLEGAAAIWWDNAKAIWPADEEITWTKFKDHFRKYHIPTGIMKIKQREFLALTQGSMTVNEYLNKFNHLSCYSLHDVAIEEWKIDIFLGGLNQHLRCTLSMFDFPDFLTLVNKALITEREHKILHNNKPAVNDHKRKFEPKKDVQPVQKARTWQQTQVEYKPNWQQNVNKTTTQVRNIVTSPVREDCQRNNSCFSYGQTGHYAKQCPNNNKQATPFHPQVNYTEPSNFVCRNLEIDIKGVKFPTSLIIIDSNKLDVILGMNWLTQYQVCISCVTREVTFKNTEGRTTSFYARKRIPTKDMVFTAVAKEVELIPVVSEYLDVFPEELPGMPPDRELEFAIDLVPGTTPIHKKYYRMASSELVELEKQLDEMLQKGYILPSSSPWGSPAIFVDKKDGSLRMCIDYRQLNGVTIKNKTKMNTRSISEQFCKGFAIISFMPNSANVSFGSSKWDFSGMSSQQKESQWIQAR; encoded by the exons atggttgggcagaatggaaaccaGAATGGACATCATTCCAAGCTACCAGATTTTCagcgaaccaagcctcccagtttcagccaAGTTATTGATCCATTGGACgccgatgattggttaaggactaTTGAGAGGAAACTGGAGATTGCTCGCACTGAAGAGGGAGACAAGGTTCCCTTTGCAACGCATTATCTCGAAGGAGCTGCTGCaatatggtgggataatgctaaGGCAATATGGCCCGCGGACGAGGAAATTACTTGGACAAAATTCAAGGACCATTTCCGCAAGTATCATATTCCCACCGGGATTATGAAAATCAAGCAGCGCGAATTCCTCGCCCTCACTCAAGGCAGCATGACAGTCAACGAGTATCTGAATAAATTCAACCATTTGTCCtgctattctctccacgatgtggCCATAGAAGAGTGGAAGATCGACATATTTCTTGGAGGACTGAATCAGCATCTTAGGTGCACTCTCAGCATGTTTGATTTCCCGGACTTCctgactctggtgaacaaggccctcATCACAGAAAGGGAACACAAGATCCTCCACAACAACAAGCCAGCTGttaacgaccacaagcgcaaattcGAGCCGAAGAAGGATGTGCAACCAGTGCAGAAGGCTCGTACTTGGCAACAGACTCAAGTTGAGTACAAACCCAACTGGCAGCAGAATGTCAACAAGACTACCACTCAAGTCAGGAATATCGTGACCAGCCCAGTGCGCGAAGATTGTCAGCGCAACAATTCATGCTTCAGCTATGGTCAAACCGGACACTACGCCAAACAGTGTCCCAACAACAACAAACAAGCAACTCCATTCCATCCGCAAGTCAACTACACGGAGCC AAGCAATTTCGTCTGCCGTAATTTGGAAATTGACATCAAGGGCGTCAAGTTTCCAACATCTTTGATAATCATCGACTCCAACAAATTGGATGTTATTCTGGGCatgaattggttaacccaatacCAAGTATGCATCAGTTGTGTGACCAGAGAAGTTACCTTCAAAAATACGGAAGGTCGCACCACAAGTTTTTATGCCCGCAAGCGCATACCCACGAAAGATATGGTTTTCACAGCCGTGGCAAAAGAGGTGGAATTAATTCCAGTGGTCAGTGAGTATCTagatgtatttcctgaagaattacccggcatgccaccagaccgagaacTGGAGTTTGCAATTGATTTGGTGCCTGGAACCACACCGATCCACAAGAAATACTATCGGATGGCTTCATCAGAATTGGTGGAATTGGAGAAACAACTGGATGAGATGCTGCAGAAAGGATACATCCTCccaagctcttcaccatgggggtCACCAGCGATATttgtggacaaaaaggatggTAGTCTACGAATGTGCATAGACTACCGACAGCTGAATGGCGTGACCATCAAGAATAA AACAAAGATGAACACAAGGAGCATCTCCGAGCAGTTTTGCAAAGGCTTCGCGATCATCAGCTttatgccaaattcagcaaatgtgagttttggctctaGCAAGTGGGATTTCTCAGGCATGTCCTCTCAGCAGAAGGAATCTCAGTGGATCCAAGCAAGGTGA